Below is a genomic region from Clostridia bacterium.
ATGAGTCAATAAGTATCTACGGGCACGACCTAAAGCAACTACTAATTGAGTTAAATAAAAATAATATTGAACTTAAAGGTATTGCATTTGATACTATGATAGCTGCTTATGTTATAGAACCTACCAGAGCATCTTATAAATTAGAAGAATTGGCGATAGATTACGGTATAAGTAGCGGAGATATTGTGGATATCATGCAGTTAAAGGACGTATTAAACAGCAGGTTAAAAGATGATGACCTTGAAAGATTGTTCTATGATATAGAGCTTCCATTGATACAAGTACTTGCTGACATGGAGATATACGGTTTTAGAGCAGATAAAAAAATTCTCAAACAACTGAAAGATGAATTCAGTGAGAGAATTTCAGAGCTAGAGCAACGTATTTATCAAATTGCCGGGGAAAAGTTCAATATTAATTCACCCAAGCAATTAGGCATTATACTCTTTGAAAAATTAAATCTTCCTGTAGTTAAAAAGACAAAAACCGGATATTCTACTGATATAGAGGTGTTAGAAAAGCTCTTGGATAGGCATGAAATAATAGAATACATCATAGAATACAGACATATGGCAAAATTAAGATCAACATATATAGATGGACTGATCAATGTAATAAATCCAATGACGGGAAGAATTCATTCAAGCTTTAATCAAACAGTTACTTCTACCGGTAGGATTAGCAGCACCGAACCAAATTTGCAGAATATCCCCATTAAGATGGAACAGGGGAGACAGATAAGAAAGGTATTTAAACCCGATAATGATGATTTTTTGATACTTTCAGCAGATTATTCTCAGATAGAATTGAGGGTTTTAGCACATATATCTGAAGACGAAAACCTTATAGATTCTTTCATAAAAGGACAGGATGTTCACACTCGCACTGCATCTCAAATATTTGATGTTCCTATCGATAAGGTAACTCCGTCTATGCGATCAGATGCAAAGGCGGTAAATTTCGGAATAGTGTATGGAATAAGTGATTTTGGGTTGGCCCGCAATCTGAACATAAGCAGAAAAAAGGCCAAGGAATATATAGATAGTTATTTTAATAAATATAGCGGTGTGAAAAAATATATGGATAACATTGTGAAGTTTGCCGAGAGAAACGGTTATGTAACTACTCTATTTAACCGCAGAAGAGACTTACCGGAGTTAAAATCAAGAAATTATAATATCAGGACATTTGGTGAGCGGATAGCAATGAATACCCCTATACAAGGAACAGCAGCCGATATCATAAAAAAAGCCATGATAAAGGTATATGCTAATTTAAAATCAAGGCATATGCAAACCAAATTGATACTTCAGGTTCATGATGAACTGATATTGGAAGTATTTAAGCCTGAATTAGATGTAGTGAAGGATATGGTAAAACACACCATGGAATCTATAGTTGAGTTAAAGGTGCCTCTTTTGGTGGATATCAATGTGGGAGAAACTTGGTATGATGCAAAATAAAGTCTTAAAAACAAAAAAAATTGGGTTGACAGGCGGTATAGCCAGTGGAAAAAGCACGGTATCGGCCCATCTAAAGCACCTTGGTGCATATGTAATAGATGCAGATATAGTTTCCAGGGAAATAACTAAAAAGGGTTCTTTTGTTTTACAAAAATTAAAGGATGAATTAGGTAAAGAGATTGTAGATAATGATGGAAATTTAAATAGGCCTTTAGTACGAAATATAGTGTTTAATGATGCGGTCATGCTCAAAAAGTTGAATAAAGTAATTCATCCTGAAATAATCAGAGAGATAAGCTCAAGGATTGAAGATGTCTGCAATAAAGATATACCTGTAGTAGTGGTAGATGCCGCACTTTTAATTGAAACAGGCATCTATAAAAAAATGGACCAAGTATGGTTAGTATTTTTAGAGAAACAGGTACAGATCGAAAGGTTGATGAAAAGGGATAATATAAGTTATACAGATGCATTGAATATCATAAAAAGTCAGATGGAACTGGAACAGAAGGTCAAATATGCAGATTATATAATAGATAATAATTTCACCGAAGAATATACTTTAAAGCAAACAGAAAACTTATGGAACAAAGTTTTGACGGAGGTCTGTGGCGGTTGAAAAAGATATGCATTACTATTGCTATAACATTTATTATTGTTTTGGTTTTTTGGATGGTTTATAATTCTGCTTTTTTTCAGAGAGTTTTAAATCCAATAAGTTATAAAGAGTTGATATTCAAATATTCCGACAAGTATGAAATAGACCCTTATTTAGTAGCTTCCATAATATCTGTGGAAAGCAATTTTGACCCAAACGCAAGGTCCCACAAGGATGCATTGGGATTGATGCAAATAACATCTCCTACTGCAATATGGATCGCTCATAAAATTGATTATAAGCAGTTTTCAGAAAAAATGTTATTTGACCCTGAAATAAATATCATGTTTGGTTGTTGGTATATAGATAATTTAAGGGAAGAGTTTGGAGATAATTTAAGAAATATTTTAGCAGCATATAACGGAGGCCGAGGCAATGTAAACAAGTGGCTATCTGACAAAAATTACAGTAATGATGGAATATCTTTAAACAGGATACCTTTTAAGGAAACGGATAATTATGTACATAAAGTGATAGATAAATATAACAAGTACAAAAATATATATAAATAACTTGATTTTTCATGATATAATATTTTATCATATGGATTAAAAAGAAAGGAATGACACTCTGCAATGAAACAGATAGAAACGCTTGAGGATGTCAAAGGATTAAAACTAGAATCTAAAAGGAATTTTTATTCAGCAAATCATGAGGAAATTATGGCTGGTGCAACCACTGATATATATTTTGTAAGAACAATGGACATGTTAAAATATATTGACTGTGAAAATAAAGTTGTGACTGCAGAGATATTTGCAAGAAAGCCAGGGGTATTTGCCGGGATCGATGAAGTTATGAGTATACTTGACAACAAGGATGTTCAAGTTTGGGCATTGAATGAAGGGGATACTTTTGAATCTAAGGAAACCCTTGTAAGGATAAAAGGAAAATATTCTGAGTTTGGAATATTTGAAACTGTTTTTTTAGGAAGTTTAGCCAGTTCAAGTGGATGGGCCACTGCATCTGCCCATTGTAGAACAGCTTGTGGGGACAAGCCTTTTATATGTTTTGGTGCAAGACATGTACATCCGGCAGTTGCTCCTGTCATGGAAAGAGCTGCAGTGATAGGAGGAGCTGATAATGCAAGTTGTATCCTAGCTGCAAAGATGATGAACAAGGAGCCTTCAGGAACAGTTCCACATGCTGCTTTTTTGATAGCTGGTGATACTTTAAAGATTGCAAAAGCATATGATGAATCAATGCCTGAAAATGATCCACGTATTATATTGGTGGATACTTTTAAGGATGAAGCTGAAGAAGCTATTAGGGTGGCACAATTTTTAGGCGATAAGTTAAATGGTATTCGACTGGATACTCCCAGCGAGAGGGGTGGTGTTACACCAGCACTAATAAAAGAGATACGTGCTCGATTAGATTTGATTGGATTTGAAAATGTAAAGATTTTTGTATCAGGAGGTCTTACGCCTGATAAGATAGCTATCTTATCAGAATCTGGAGCAGATGCTTTTGGAGTAGGAAGCTACATATCAGCGGCACCTCCCATAGATATGACTATGGACATCAAGGAAGTGGAAGGCAAGCCAGTTGCAAAGAGAGGTCGTATACCGGGGATAGTGGAGAATAATAAGCTAGCAAAGCTCAAGTAAAAA
It encodes:
- the polA gene encoding DNA polymerase I: MPQQKMILIDGNSLIHRAFYALPLLSNKQGVYTNAVYGFLNMMFKVIDQEKPDYIGVAFDRKAPTFRHEQYDEYKAGRKKTPDELVSQIELLKKVLSSMGIRMFEIDGFEADDVLGTLAKRAECEKINALIVTGDRDALQLASDYIHIIITKKGITNVEKYTKEQIEKTYGITAEQMVDLKGLMGDKSDNIPGIPGVGEKTALKLLKQFDTLENVLDNKDKVSGKKLKENIEKYQEQALMSRELARIVTDVPIESDFSQCTFKDYKNQQVYQIFKELEFNSLIDRMGFDFDTNKSNLQRKIEDVCDWQGINKIKDNIRKNGKMAINIGRDVIISYDDKHIFRIKLVQDLLSKGMDYNKFLKAFKDIFEDESISIYGHDLKQLLIELNKNNIELKGIAFDTMIAAYVIEPTRASYKLEELAIDYGISSGDIVDIMQLKDVLNSRLKDDDLERLFYDIELPLIQVLADMEIYGFRADKKILKQLKDEFSERISELEQRIYQIAGEKFNINSPKQLGIILFEKLNLPVVKKTKTGYSTDIEVLEKLLDRHEIIEYIIEYRHMAKLRSTYIDGLINVINPMTGRIHSSFNQTVTSTGRISSTEPNLQNIPIKMEQGRQIRKVFKPDNDDFLILSADYSQIELRVLAHISEDENLIDSFIKGQDVHTRTASQIFDVPIDKVTPSMRSDAKAVNFGIVYGISDFGLARNLNISRKKAKEYIDSYFNKYSGVKKYMDNIVKFAERNGYVTTLFNRRRDLPELKSRNYNIRTFGERIAMNTPIQGTAADIIKKAMIKVYANLKSRHMQTKLILQVHDELILEVFKPELDVVKDMVKHTMESIVELKVPLLVDINVGETWYDAK
- the coaE gene encoding dephospho-CoA kinase (Dephospho-CoA kinase (CoaE) performs the final step in coenzyme A biosynthesis.) encodes the protein MMQNKVLKTKKIGLTGGIASGKSTVSAHLKHLGAYVIDADIVSREITKKGSFVLQKLKDELGKEIVDNDGNLNRPLVRNIVFNDAVMLKKLNKVIHPEIIREISSRIEDVCNKDIPVVVVDAALLIETGIYKKMDQVWLVFLEKQVQIERLMKRDNISYTDALNIIKSQMELEQKVKYADYIIDNNFTEEYTLKQTENLWNKVLTEVCGG
- a CDS encoding lytic transglycosylase domain-containing protein, which encodes MKKICITIAITFIIVLVFWMVYNSAFFQRVLNPISYKELIFKYSDKYEIDPYLVASIISVESNFDPNARSHKDALGLMQITSPTAIWIAHKIDYKQFSEKMLFDPEINIMFGCWYIDNLREEFGDNLRNILAAYNGGRGNVNKWLSDKNYSNDGISLNRIPFKETDNYVHKVIDKYNKYKNIYK
- a CDS encoding nicotinate phosphoribosyltransferase, producing MKQIETLEDVKGLKLESKRNFYSANHEEIMAGATTDIYFVRTMDMLKYIDCENKVVTAEIFARKPGVFAGIDEVMSILDNKDVQVWALNEGDTFESKETLVRIKGKYSEFGIFETVFLGSLASSSGWATASAHCRTACGDKPFICFGARHVHPAVAPVMERAAVIGGADNASCILAAKMMNKEPSGTVPHAAFLIAGDTLKIAKAYDESMPENDPRIILVDTFKDEAEEAIRVAQFLGDKLNGIRLDTPSERGGVTPALIKEIRARLDLIGFENVKIFVSGGLTPDKIAILSESGADAFGVGSYISAAPPIDMTMDIKEVEGKPVAKRGRIPGIVENNKLAKLK